A single genomic interval of Gossypium raimondii isolate GPD5lz chromosome 11, ASM2569854v1, whole genome shotgun sequence harbors:
- the LOC128034729 gene encoding uncharacterized protein LOC128034729, which produces MTQWKILRSEFDIIYVNQKVVKGSAITDFLASRALEYYEPLNFDFPNKDLMYFATIEEDAQDEHPWKLNFDEASNAMGNGIGAVLVSPNGDHYLFKSKLDFDCMKNMAEYEARIMGILAAIKCKIKVLEVYGDSALVIYKLKVEWETKDPKLIEYRRLVWELIKEFNDITFCYLLRDKN; this is translated from the coding sequence ATGACCCAATGGAAGATTCTACGttctgaatttgatataatctaTGTGAACCAGAAGGTAgtaaaagggagtgcaataaCAGATTTTCTAGCCAGTAGAGCTCTAGAATATTACGAGCCCTTGaactttgatttcccaaataAAGATCTGATGTATTTTGCAACCATTGAAGAAGATGCTCAAGACGAACATCCttggaaactaaattttgaTGAGGCCTCCAACGCTATGGGTAATGGAATCGGGGCAGTCCTAGTATCCCCAAACGGAGATCATTATCTCTTTAAaagtaaattggattttgattgcatgaaAAATATGGCGGAATATGAAGCACGCATCATGGGTATCCTTGCAGCCATAAAATGCAAGATCAAAGTATTGGAGGTATATGGGGATTCCGCACTAGTGATCTATAAACTCAAAGTTGAATGGGAGACAAAAGATCCCAAGTTGATTGAGTATAGAAGGCTGGTCTGGGAGTTAATTAAAGAGTTTAATGACATCACCTTCTGTTACCTCCTGcgagataaaaattaa